Proteins encoded by one window of Streptococcus suis S735:
- the deoD gene encoding purine-nucleoside phosphorylase — MSIHISAKPGEIADKILLPGDPLRAKFIAENFLEDAVCFNEVRNMFGYTGTYKGHRVSVMGTGMGIPSISIYAHELINEYGVKKLIRVGTAGSLNEDVHVRELVLAQAAATNSRMINIDWPEYDLPQIADFDLLDKAYHIAKELNMTTHVGNVLSSDSFYSPKLFSRNLELGQLGVKAVEMEAAALYYLGAKFGVQTLAIMTISDSLVNPEEDTTAEERQNTFTDMMKVGLETLIAE; from the coding sequence ATGTCTATCCATATTTCCGCAAAACCAGGCGAAATCGCTGATAAGATTTTGCTTCCTGGTGATCCGCTTCGTGCTAAATTTATCGCTGAAAACTTCCTTGAAGATGCCGTTTGCTTCAACGAAGTTCGCAATATGTTCGGCTACACAGGTACCTACAAGGGTCATCGTGTCTCTGTCATGGGAACAGGTATGGGAATACCATCCATATCTATCTATGCTCATGAATTGATTAACGAATATGGTGTGAAAAAACTAATTCGTGTGGGAACAGCAGGTTCTTTGAATGAGGATGTCCATGTCCGTGAATTGGTCTTGGCTCAGGCAGCTGCGACCAACTCTCGTATGATCAATATTGACTGGCCAGAGTACGATTTGCCACAAATCGCTGATTTTGATCTTTTAGATAAGGCTTATCATATCGCCAAAGAACTCAACATGACAACGCATGTTGGCAATGTTTTATCATCAGATAGTTTCTATTCTCCAAAATTGTTTAGTCGCAACTTAGAATTAGGTCAACTAGGTGTCAAGGCTGTAGAAATGGAAGCAGCTGCACTTTATTACCTAGGTGCTAAGTTTGGCGTTCAAACGCTTGCCATTATGACGATTTCAGATAGCTTGGTTAATCCAGAGGAAGACACCACAGCAGAAGAGCGTCAAAATACTTTCACGGATATGATGAAAGTTGGTTTGGAAACTCTGATTGCAGAATAA
- a CDS encoding purine-nucleoside phosphorylase, translating to MSLLAKINETKTFLEEKGLVKPEFGLILGSGLGELAQEVENAIVIDYADIPNWGKSTVVGHAGKLVYGDLAGRKVLALQGRFHFYEGNPMEVVTFPVRVMKALGCEGVIVTNAAGGIGYGPGTLMAITDHINMTGQNPLIGENLEEFGPRFPDMSNAYTKEYREKAHAVAEKLGIKLDDGVYLGVTGPTYETPAEILAFKTMGAHAVGMSTVPEVIVAAHSGMKVLGISAITNFAAGFQSELNHEEVVEVTEQIKGNFKGLVKAILAEL from the coding sequence ATGAGTTTACTTGCAAAAATCAATGAAACAAAAACGTTCTTGGAAGAAAAAGGTTTGGTAAAACCTGAATTCGGTTTGATTTTGGGTTCTGGCTTGGGTGAATTGGCCCAAGAAGTTGAAAATGCTATTGTCATCGACTATGCAGATATTCCAAACTGGGGTAAATCAACAGTTGTTGGTCATGCTGGTAAGTTGGTTTACGGTGATTTGGCAGGACGTAAGGTCTTAGCTCTTCAAGGTCGTTTCCATTTCTACGAAGGAAATCCGATGGAAGTCGTGACTTTCCCAGTCCGTGTCATGAAAGCTCTTGGTTGTGAAGGAGTGATTGTTACTAATGCCGCAGGTGGTATTGGCTACGGTCCAGGTACCCTTATGGCCATTACAGACCACATCAACATGACTGGCCAAAATCCATTGATTGGCGAAAACTTGGAAGAATTTGGTCCACGTTTCCCAGATATGTCCAATGCCTACACTAAAGAATACCGTGAAAAAGCCCATGCCGTTGCGGAAAAATTGGGTATCAAGTTGGACGATGGTGTCTACCTCGGTGTGACAGGCCCTACCTATGAAACACCTGCTGAAATCTTGGCCTTCAAGACCATGGGGGCCCACGCAGTCGGTATGTCAACAGTACCAGAAGTTATCGTGGCAGCTCACTCAGGCATGAAAGTCTTGGGTATTTCTGCTATCACAAACTTTGCGGCTGGTTTCCAATCTGAACTTAATCACGAAGAAGTTGTAGAAGTAACCGAGCAAATCAAGGGCAACTTCAAGGGCTTGGTGAAGGCTATCTTGGCTGAGTTGTAA
- a CDS encoding ArsC/Spx/MgsR family protein, with the protein MEVKWVNYLETPLRGTELTALLEKMGSQPSAVIRLKEEERLALSEEEIFERLVKEPATLNRPIIEREQTAFLCRPLEIIKEKMPEYDWSDYL; encoded by the coding sequence ATGGAAGTCAAGTGGGTTAATTATTTGGAAACACCATTAAGGGGAACTGAATTGACAGCTCTCTTGGAAAAAATGGGCAGTCAACCTTCAGCAGTTATTCGATTGAAGGAAGAAGAACGACTAGCCTTGTCAGAAGAAGAAATCTTTGAGCGTTTAGTTAAAGAGCCTGCCACTCTCAATCGCCCCATTATCGAGCGAGAGCAGACAGCCTTCCTCTGTCGTCCGCTTGAAATCATTAAAGAAAAAATGCCAGAATATGACTGGTCGGATTATTTATAA
- a CDS encoding phosphopentomutase, with amino-acid sequence MPKFKRVHLVVMDSVGIGAAPDSDKFFNAGVADTESDTLGHISEKAGLEVPNMTKIGLGNIPRDTALATVPAESHPTGYVTKLEEVSLGKDTMTGHWEIMGLNITEPFDTFWDGFPEEILTKIEEFSGRKIIREANKPYSGTAVIDDFGPRQMETGELIVYTSADPVLQIAAHEDIIPLDELYRICEYARSITLERPALLGRIIARPYVGEPGNFSRTANRHDYAVSPFEATVLNKLADAGVPTYSVGKISDIFNGSGITNDMGHTKSNMHGVDVLIDTLKLSDFEEGFSFTNLVDFDAVYGHRRNIEGYRDCLQEFDARIPEIIDNMREDDLLLITADHGNDPSYAGTDHTREYVPLLAYSKAFKGSGVLPVGHFADISATVAENFGVDTAMIGESFLSQLV; translated from the coding sequence ATGCCTAAATTTAAACGTGTTCACTTGGTAGTTATGGACTCTGTCGGAATCGGCGCAGCACCAGACTCAGATAAATTTTTCAATGCGGGTGTAGCAGATACAGAATCTGACACTCTCGGCCACATTTCTGAAAAAGCTGGGCTTGAGGTGCCTAATATGACCAAGATTGGTCTTGGAAATATCCCTCGAGATACAGCGCTTGCGACAGTTCCTGCTGAAAGCCATCCAACTGGTTACGTGACCAAGTTGGAAGAAGTATCGCTTGGTAAGGATACCATGACTGGACACTGGGAAATTATGGGTCTCAATATTACTGAGCCATTTGATACATTCTGGGATGGTTTCCCTGAAGAGATTTTGACAAAAATCGAAGAATTCTCAGGTCGTAAAATCATCCGCGAAGCAAACAAGCCGTATTCAGGTACAGCTGTCATTGATGACTTTGGCCCTCGCCAAATGGAAACTGGGGAGTTAATTGTCTATACCTCCGCAGACCCAGTCCTTCAGATTGCAGCCCACGAAGACATTATTCCGCTGGATGAATTGTATCGTATCTGTGAATACGCTCGCTCCATTACCCTTGAACGCCCAGCTCTTCTTGGTCGGATTATTGCCCGTCCATACGTTGGTGAGCCAGGCAATTTCTCACGAACTGCCAACCGTCACGACTATGCAGTATCACCTTTTGAGGCAACAGTACTCAACAAACTGGCAGATGCGGGTGTACCAACTTACTCAGTTGGTAAAATCAGTGATATTTTCAATGGTTCAGGTATTACAAATGATATGGGTCACACCAAGTCCAACATGCACGGTGTCGATGTGTTGATTGATACTCTGAAGTTATCAGACTTCGAGGAAGGTTTCTCCTTCACAAACTTAGTTGACTTTGATGCTGTGTATGGTCACCGTCGCAATATCGAAGGCTACCGCGATTGTTTGCAAGAGTTTGATGCACGTATTCCAGAGATTATTGACAATATGCGTGAAGATGACCTGCTCTTGATTACTGCAGACCACGGCAATGATCCATCCTATGCTGGAACAGATCACACACGCGAATATGTGCCACTCTTAGCATACAGCAAGGCTTTCAAAGGTAGCGGTGTTTTGCCAGTAGGCCATTTTGCGGACATTTCAGCAACCGTTGCGGAAAACTTCGGAGTGGACACAGCCATGATTGGCGAAAGCTTCTTGTCACAATTGGTTTAA
- the rpiA gene encoding ribose-5-phosphate isomerase RpiA translates to MINLKEQVGIKAAEFVTDGMIVGLGTGSTAYYFVQEIGRRVAEEGLQITGVTTSHATAEHAASLGIPLKNIDEVEYVDLTVDGADEVDGDFNGIKGGGAALLMEKVVAVNSKDCIWIVDESKMVQTLGAFKLPVEVVQYGAENLFRLFEKKGYRPSFRMRNGKKHITDMQNFIIDLDLRRIEDTYALAEELDRTVGVVEHGLFIGLISKVIVGTPEGPNIIEKK, encoded by the coding sequence ATGATAAACCTAAAAGAGCAGGTTGGGATTAAGGCGGCGGAATTTGTGACGGACGGGATGATTGTTGGGCTGGGAACTGGTTCGACGGCATACTATTTCGTGCAGGAGATTGGCCGCCGGGTTGCAGAAGAAGGGCTACAGATAACAGGCGTAACGACCTCTCATGCCACGGCTGAGCACGCTGCGTCCCTTGGGATTCCCCTAAAAAATATCGACGAAGTCGAATATGTGGACTTGACGGTGGATGGAGCAGATGAGGTTGATGGTGACTTCAATGGGATTAAAGGCGGTGGTGCAGCGCTTCTCATGGAGAAAGTGGTAGCAGTCAATAGCAAGGACTGCATCTGGATTGTGGATGAGTCTAAGATGGTTCAAACCCTAGGAGCCTTCAAGTTGCCGGTGGAAGTCGTGCAGTACGGTGCGGAAAATCTTTTCCGACTATTTGAGAAAAAAGGGTATCGTCCAAGTTTTCGTATGCGTAATGGAAAAAAACATATCACGGATATGCAGAACTTTATCATTGACCTTGATTTGCGCAGAATAGAAGACACATATGCATTGGCGGAAGAATTGGATCGGACCGTCGGTGTTGTAGAACACGGTCTCTTTATTGGATTGATTTCCAAGGTAATTGTTGGTACACCAGAAGGACCGAACATCATCGAAAAGAAATAA
- a CDS encoding restriction endonuclease subunit S — protein MGAIVTAKGGKRIPKGYNLQEEDNGHPYLRVTDMKDGTIKPTNIKFAPDNVYTIIRNYTISSTDIYVTIAGTIGDVGIVPENFNNALLTENALKLMLTESINKMFLAHLLKSPLVQKQFKEVYNQVAQPKLSIRSTNSTIIPLPPLAEQKRIVAQIERALEQVEVYAESYNKLQELDRAFPDKLKKSILQYAMQGKLVAQDPNDEPVEVLLEMIRAEKQKLYEEGKLKKKDLAEIMVEKGDDNSPYGKIPRNWTLLSVKDIFSITTGLSYKKTDLAIIQRGVRIIRGGNIEPLAYKLLDNDYYIESKYITSESVYLKRNQLVTPVSSSLEHIGKFARIDKNYSDTVAGGFVFQLTPFISSDTLSNYLLLCLSSPLFYKQLQSVTKLSGQALYNIPKTKLNDLRIALAPEQEQERISNKVGQLFQKVNLL, from the coding sequence TTGGGTGCTATTGTTACTGCTAAAGGTGGAAAAAGAATACCTAAAGGGTACAATCTGCAAGAAGAAGATAATGGTCATCCATATCTTCGAGTTACAGATATGAAAGATGGTACGATAAAACCAACTAATATAAAATTTGCTCCAGATAATGTATATACAATAATAAGAAATTACACTATTTCGAGTACTGATATATATGTCACGATAGCTGGAACTATTGGTGATGTTGGAATAGTTCCGGAAAATTTTAATAATGCTCTATTAACCGAAAATGCCCTTAAACTGATGCTGACAGAAAGTATCAATAAAATGTTTTTGGCTCATCTCTTGAAGTCTCCATTAGTTCAAAAACAATTCAAAGAAGTTTATAATCAAGTTGCTCAGCCTAAACTGTCCATTCGTAGCACAAACTCAACAATTATCCCTCTCCCACCCCTAGCCGAACAAAAACGAATTGTTGCCCAAATTGAGCGAGCCTTGGAACAAGTTGAAGTCTATGCTGAAAGTTACAATAAACTCCAAGAGTTAGATAGAGCTTTTCCAGATAAACTGAAAAAATCTATCCTCCAGTATGCTATGCAAGGAAAATTAGTTGCACAAGATCCGAACGACGAACCCGTCGAAGTCTTACTTGAAATGATTCGTGCTGAAAAGCAAAAACTCTATGAAGAAGGCAAGCTCAAGAAGAAAGATTTGGCGGAAATAATGGTCGAAAAAGGAGATGATAACTCTCCTTATGGGAAGATTCCGAGAAATTGGACTCTTCTTTCTGTCAAAGATATTTTTTCAATTACGACAGGGTTATCTTATAAGAAAACAGATTTAGCTATCATCCAAAGAGGTGTGCGGATTATTCGTGGGGGAAATATCGAACCCTTAGCATATAAATTATTAGATAATGACTACTATATTGAGTCAAAATATATTACATCAGAATCTGTTTACTTGAAGCGAAATCAACTAGTAACCCCGGTCTCTTCATCGTTAGAACATATCGGAAAATTCGCCAGAATTGATAAAAATTATTCAGATACAGTAGCTGGAGGATTTGTATTTCAACTAACACCATTTATCTCGTCAGATACTTTATCAAACTATCTATTACTTTGTCTCTCATCGCCACTTTTTTACAAACAACTACAATCAGTAACCAAGCTGTCTGGACAGGCTTTATATAATATTCCAAAAACAAAGTTGAATGATCTCCGTATTGCCTTAGCTCCTGAACAAGAGCAAGAACGTATCAGTAATAAAGTTGGGCAACTTTTTCAAAAAGTAAATCTACTTTAG
- a CDS encoding restriction endonuclease subunit S, with protein MTPEQLKASILQRAMEGKLVPQDPNDEPASELLKRIKEEKEKLISEGKVKRDKKETEFFRSDDGKPYEKLADGTVKKVEVPYEIPDSWEWVRLRNLGVITSGGTPKSSESTYYDGNITWITPADMGKQQNNKLFATSSKKITELGVQKSSAQLISKNSIVYSSRAPIGHINIVNYDFTTNQGCKSVTPILVNLDFMYWILQFRTKDIILRSSGTTFKEISASGFGDTLLPLPPLAEQKRIVAHIERALEQVEVYAESYNKLQELDRAFPDKLKKSILQYAMQGKLVAQDPNDEPVEVLLEMIRAEKQKLYEEGKLKKKDLAEIMVEKGDDNSPYGKNKENIGFSNSTLFKLPSSWCYVKFGGLVLFNIGKTPPRSEPNYWGDDIPWVSISDMSNNGHIFKTKEYLSDFAINQKKVKIASAGTLLMSFKLTIGKVALEVPASHNEAIISIFPYGDKENIIRDYLMRFLPLISTTGNSKDAIKGKTLNSTSISGLLIPISNYREMKDIVTKVDLLFEKVAQLYY; from the coding sequence ATGACTCCTGAACAACTGAAAGCAAGTATCCTGCAAAGAGCGATGGAGGGTAAGCTTGTTCCGCAAGACCCAAATGATGAGCCTGCAAGTGAACTTTTGAAACGTATCAAGGAAGAGAAAGAGAAGTTGATTTCGGAAGGAAAAGTCAAGCGAGATAAAAAGGAAACAGAATTTTTTCGTAGTGATGATGGGAAACCTTATGAGAAGTTAGCTGATGGGACTGTTAAAAAAGTTGAAGTACCTTATGAAATTCCAGATAGTTGGGAGTGGGTGAGGTTAAGAAATTTAGGAGTTATTACTTCGGGAGGCACACCGAAATCTTCTGAATCTACTTATTATGATGGGAATATCACTTGGATAACTCCTGCAGATATGGGTAAACAGCAAAACAATAAATTATTTGCCACCTCATCAAAAAAAATTACCGAATTAGGCGTACAAAAATCTTCTGCTCAACTAATTTCAAAAAACTCTATTGTTTATTCTAGTCGAGCTCCAATAGGACATATAAACATTGTTAACTATGACTTTACTACAAATCAAGGTTGTAAATCCGTAACGCCAATACTAGTAAATTTAGATTTTATGTATTGGATTTTGCAATTTCGAACAAAAGATATTATTCTACGATCATCAGGTACGACATTTAAGGAGATTTCTGCTTCAGGTTTTGGAGATACACTTCTCCCCCTTCCCCCGCTTGCCGAACAAAAACGGATTGTTGCTCACATCGAGCGAGCCTTGGAACAAGTTGAAGTCTATGCTGAAAGTTACAATAAACTCCAAGAGTTAGATAGAGCTTTTCCAGATAAACTGAAAAAATCTATCCTCCAGTATGCTATGCAAGGAAAATTAGTTGCACAAGATCCGAACGACGAACCCGTCGAAGTCTTACTTGAAATGATTCGTGCTGAAAAGCAAAAACTCTATGAAGAAGGCAAGCTCAAGAAGAAAGATTTGGCGGAAATAATGGTCGAAAAAGGAGATGATAACTCTCCTTATGGGAAGAACAAGGAAAATATTGGTTTTAGTAATTCAACTTTGTTTAAACTTCCTAGTTCTTGGTGCTACGTTAAGTTTGGTGGTCTAGTTTTATTTAATATTGGAAAAACACCTCCAAGAAGTGAGCCGAATTATTGGGGAGACGATATTCCTTGGGTATCTATTTCAGATATGTCTAACAATGGTCACATCTTCAAAACAAAAGAATATCTATCAGATTTTGCTATTAATCAGAAGAAGGTAAAGATAGCTTCGGCAGGCACCTTGTTGATGAGTTTTAAGTTAACTATTGGTAAAGTAGCATTAGAGGTCCCTGCTAGCCATAATGAAGCGATAATCTCAATATTTCCGTACGGAGATAAAGAAAATATCATAAGAGACTATCTGATGCGATTTTTGCCCCTAATCTCAACCACTGGTAATTCAAAGGATGCTATAAAAGGAAAAACGTTAAATAGTACTAGTATTTCAGGATTATTGATACCTATTTCTAACTATCGAGAAATGAAAGATATTGTAACTAAAGTAGATTTACTTTTTGAAAAAGTTGCCCAACTTTATTACTGA